One part of the Truepera radiovictrix DSM 17093 genome encodes these proteins:
- the tnpA gene encoding IS200/IS605 family transposase, with product MEYRYGSHTVFNIEYHFVWVTKYRYKVLKGDIAERVRELVRQTCEAFEIRILSGVVSSDHVHILVSAPPTMAPSEIMRRIKGRSASKLFEEYPKLKARYWGRHFWARGYFCATVGQVTEEMIKSYLEHHFEPTREDNFRTED from the coding sequence ATGGAGTATCGCTATGGCAGCCATACCGTCTTCAACATCGAGTACCACTTTGTGTGGGTCACGAAGTACCGCTACAAGGTGCTGAAAGGGGACATAGCCGAGCGTGTTAGGGAGTTGGTGCGGCAAACCTGCGAGGCGTTCGAGATACGGATTCTGAGCGGAGTGGTGAGTAGCGACCACGTGCATATTCTGGTGAGTGCGCCGCCGACAATGGCGCCGAGTGAGATCATGCGGCGGATCAAAGGGCGAAGTGCGAGCAAGCTATTCGAGGAGTATCCGAAGCTAAAAGCACGTTATTGGGGGCGGCACTTTTGGGCTAGAGGGTACTTCTGTGCGACGGTGGGGCAAGTCACGGAAGAGATGATCAAGAGCTACCTGGAGCATCACTTCGAGCCGACCCGAGAGGACAACTTCAGGACAGAGGACTGA
- the holA gene encoding DNA polymerase III subunit delta: protein MILAFSGDPFLATRAARRALRARGFRAEEVTELGEGLSADGVAQLAAQSGLFGQVALLLDFDAAFKGQAGVKPRNEVLKVLEGIPPDTVVVVLDLAATPARQKTYAALGHHEHLPTPRFNALTHWVRAELQGAGVHFDDEVPEMLTDLFGEDLPSIAAEIQKLAVLGERLSSERVREIVNRPASRDAFDLIEAVAKGEAARALSVIRSLVAQGEAPPRVLGALVWQYNLVARTVALKEGRARTDAGLVAQTLKVKPFVAQKALALAAPLDEARLGRLLSALLKADVAMKTGKDELWALESLALELSSLARVR from the coding sequence GTGATCCTCGCGTTTAGCGGCGATCCCTTTTTGGCCACGCGGGCCGCGCGGCGGGCGCTGCGGGCGCGCGGCTTTCGCGCCGAGGAGGTTACCGAACTCGGCGAGGGGCTCTCGGCCGACGGGGTGGCGCAGCTCGCCGCTCAGTCGGGGCTCTTCGGCCAGGTCGCGCTGCTGCTCGACTTCGACGCGGCCTTTAAGGGGCAGGCGGGGGTCAAGCCGCGCAACGAGGTCCTCAAGGTGCTAGAGGGGATCCCACCTGACACCGTCGTGGTGGTGCTCGACCTCGCCGCGACCCCCGCCCGCCAGAAGACCTACGCCGCTTTGGGCCACCACGAGCACCTGCCGACGCCGCGCTTTAACGCCCTGACGCACTGGGTACGCGCCGAGCTGCAGGGCGCCGGCGTCCACTTCGACGACGAGGTGCCGGAGATGCTCACCGACCTTTTCGGCGAGGACCTGCCGAGCATCGCCGCCGAGATCCAGAAGCTCGCCGTGTTGGGCGAAAGGCTTTCAAGCGAGCGCGTCCGCGAGATCGTCAACCGCCCCGCCTCGCGCGACGCTTTCGACCTCATCGAGGCGGTCGCGAAAGGGGAGGCGGCGCGCGCGCTGTCGGTGATTCGCTCGCTCGTCGCGCAAGGGGAGGCGCCGCCCAGGGTCTTGGGGGCGCTCGTGTGGCAGTACAACCTCGTGGCGCGCACCGTCGCGCTCAAAGAGGGGCGCGCCCGCACCGACGCCGGGCTCGTCGCGCAGACCTTGAAGGTCAAACCTTTCGTGGCGCAAAAGGCCCTCGCGCTCGCCGCGCCCCTCGACGAAGCGCGCCTGGGGCGGCTTTTAAGCGCGCTCCTTAAGGCCGACGTGGCGATGAAAACCGGCAAGGACGAGCTGTGGGCGCTCGAGTCGCTGGCCCTAGAGCTCTCGAGCCTGGCGCGCGTGCGTTAA
- the meaB gene encoding methylmalonyl Co-A mutase-associated GTPase MeaB, with protein sequence MKREGLESRFLDRNERALARAISLIEAGDEAGQALLQRVRRHGGRAQIVGVTGSPGSGKSTLTDALIEVARAKGKRVAVVAVDPTSPYSGGAILGDRIRMMRHHGDPGVFIRSMATRGHLGGLATATLQVVALLDAYGFDVIFVETVGVGQSEVDIVRVADTTVLVLTPGQGDGVQAFKAGIMEVADVFVINKFDQPGGDRLRREIKAALELSAWAPEAWRPPIVQTVASEGAGVAELFEQLGAHREHLLQTGEIERKRLERVRFEVASLLRGEVQRRVEAKGAAFVEAVLAGETSVTAVVDEFLGAVRS encoded by the coding sequence GTGAAACGAGAAGGCCTCGAGTCCCGCTTTCTAGACCGCAACGAGCGCGCGCTCGCCCGCGCGATAAGCCTTATCGAAGCCGGCGACGAGGCTGGGCAGGCGCTCTTGCAGCGCGTGCGGCGCCACGGGGGGCGCGCGCAGATCGTCGGCGTAACGGGCAGCCCCGGGAGCGGCAAGAGCACGCTCACCGACGCGCTTATCGAGGTGGCCCGCGCGAAGGGCAAGCGCGTCGCGGTCGTCGCGGTCGACCCGACGAGCCCCTATAGCGGCGGCGCCATCTTGGGCGACCGCATCCGCATGATGCGCCACCACGGTGACCCTGGGGTGTTCATCCGCTCGATGGCGACGCGCGGGCACTTAGGCGGGCTCGCGACCGCGACGCTGCAGGTCGTCGCCCTTCTAGACGCCTACGGGTTCGACGTCATCTTCGTCGAAACCGTCGGCGTCGGGCAGTCGGAGGTCGACATCGTGCGGGTCGCCGACACCACCGTGCTCGTGCTCACCCCCGGGCAGGGGGACGGGGTGCAGGCCTTTAAAGCGGGGATCATGGAGGTCGCCGACGTCTTCGTTATCAACAAGTTCGACCAACCCGGCGGCGACCGGTTGCGGCGGGAGATCAAGGCGGCTCTGGAGCTCTCCGCGTGGGCGCCGGAGGCGTGGCGGCCGCCGATCGTGCAGACGGTCGCCTCCGAAGGGGCGGGGGTGGCGGAGCTCTTCGAGCAGCTCGGGGCGCACCGGGAGCACCTGCTGCAAACGGGCGAGATCGAGCGCAAGCGTTTGGAGCGCGTCCGCTTCGAGGTCGCCTCGCTCTTAAGGGGTGAGGTGCAGCGGCGCGTCGAGGCCAAAGGCGCCGCCTTTGTCGAGGCGGTGCTCGCGGGGGAGACGTCGGTGACGGCCGTGGTCGACGAGTTTCTGGGCGCGGTGCGCTCGTGA
- a CDS encoding DNA internalization-related competence protein ComEC/Rec2, translating into MPEAARVRRPALLWAAPAALALVLGIALAGWGAAYLPDYATRAGSVALALLYALALLLARRPWLLLCALFVPVGFERYALWEARPRPLEPLLGVERSFSGESDGVYLTLDEPAGARVVLSPRGVVGVGRASLVGTLREASGKRNPGGFDYRGYLQRRGVEAQLRVAEVTAFTPTVTLKGRLQRGVEAGLAGERAALLSAMTLGVRDDLGELRMSFAAAGLAHVLALSGLHVGVLLGAAGLLLRPLGTLRYPLLLALTAAFVLLVGASPSVLRAGVMAGAVLVSLWFGAGRLEPWPALALAALVTLLLNPSFLFDLSFQLSYGSVMGILLFAGPTLRRLLGARAASLAWWHPGTLLVGGAVVSASAQALTLPFVAHHFNLVPLFGPLVNVVAVPLATLLVPLGFLAGLAGLVSLPLAEALGALASPLAGAMIAVSALAAPWPQVTWGELEPIGFLYFGVGALAAALVAQGRLRPWRGLLVVAAAMIASSLTPPFYGHAELVFFDVGQGDSALIRLPGRVEILVDGGGTPFSDFDVGARTVVPALRALGVDELELVIATHDDADHIEGLVSVLERVPVQHLLVAHPSDKAVFRELIATAERRGVPVTEVRRGQRVHVGAARLDILNPPKRPYGESNADSVAFVLNVAGAPQALFLGDAPAEVEAALAVPRVPVLMAAHHGSRFSTSEALLLAAQPEVAVLSYGRNNYGHPHPDVLARLEAAGAQVRHTYLEGAVRLPLSKPLAGDEP; encoded by the coding sequence GTGCCTGAAGCTGCCCGGGTGCGCCGCCCCGCGCTCCTCTGGGCGGCGCCGGCAGCGCTCGCGCTGGTGTTGGGTATCGCGCTCGCGGGGTGGGGGGCGGCGTACCTACCGGACTACGCCACGCGCGCGGGGAGTGTGGCGCTGGCCCTGCTCTACGCCCTCGCCCTGCTGCTCGCGCGGCGGCCTTGGCTCCTGCTGTGCGCCCTCTTCGTCCCCGTCGGTTTCGAGCGTTACGCGCTGTGGGAGGCGCGCCCCCGCCCGCTCGAGCCGCTCTTGGGGGTAGAGCGGTCCTTTAGCGGCGAGAGCGACGGCGTCTACCTGACCCTCGACGAACCCGCCGGGGCGCGCGTCGTCCTCTCGCCGCGGGGGGTCGTCGGGGTGGGGCGCGCCTCGCTCGTCGGCACCCTCCGCGAAGCGAGCGGCAAACGCAACCCCGGCGGGTTCGACTACCGCGGCTACCTGCAGCGCCGCGGGGTCGAGGCGCAGCTGCGCGTGGCCGAGGTCACGGCCTTTACCCCCACCGTGACCCTCAAGGGGCGCTTGCAGCGCGGGGTCGAGGCGGGCCTGGCGGGGGAGCGCGCCGCGCTCCTAAGCGCCATGACGCTCGGCGTGCGCGACGACCTGGGCGAGCTCCGGATGAGCTTCGCGGCGGCGGGGCTCGCGCATGTGCTCGCCCTTTCGGGGCTGCACGTCGGCGTGCTCCTGGGGGCGGCGGGGCTCTTGCTGCGGCCCTTGGGGACGCTGCGCTACCCGCTCCTGCTCGCCCTTACCGCCGCTTTCGTGCTCCTCGTGGGCGCCTCACCGAGCGTGCTGCGCGCTGGCGTGATGGCGGGGGCGGTGCTGGTGTCGCTGTGGTTCGGGGCGGGGCGGCTCGAGCCCTGGCCCGCGCTCGCCCTCGCGGCGCTCGTTACCCTGCTGCTCAACCCCAGCTTCCTCTTCGACCTCTCTTTTCAGCTCTCCTACGGTTCGGTCATGGGCATCTTGCTCTTCGCCGGCCCCACGCTGCGCCGCCTTTTGGGGGCGCGCGCCGCGTCGCTCGCGTGGTGGCACCCCGGCACCCTGCTCGTCGGCGGCGCCGTGGTGAGCGCCTCGGCGCAGGCGTTGACGCTACCTTTCGTGGCGCACCACTTCAACCTCGTACCGCTCTTTGGCCCGCTGGTCAACGTCGTCGCGGTGCCGCTCGCGACGCTTTTGGTGCCGCTCGGCTTTTTGGCGGGGCTTGCTGGGCTCGTGTCGCTGCCGCTCGCGGAGGCGCTAGGCGCGCTCGCGAGCCCCCTGGCGGGGGCCATGATCGCCGTGTCGGCGCTCGCTGCGCCGTGGCCCCAGGTGACGTGGGGGGAACTCGAGCCCATCGGTTTTCTCTACTTCGGGGTGGGCGCCTTGGCGGCGGCGCTGGTGGCGCAGGGGCGGCTGCGCCCTTGGCGGGGGCTCTTGGTCGTCGCGGCGGCGATGATCGCCTCGAGCCTCACGCCCCCCTTTTACGGCCATGCGGAGCTCGTCTTTTTCGATGTGGGTCAGGGTGACAGCGCGCTCATTCGCCTGCCGGGGCGCGTGGAGATCCTCGTCGACGGCGGCGGCACGCCCTTTAGCGACTTCGACGTCGGCGCGCGCACGGTCGTACCGGCGCTGCGAGCGCTAGGCGTCGATGAGCTCGAGCTGGTCATCGCCACGCACGACGACGCCGACCACATCGAGGGGCTCGTGAGCGTGCTCGAAAGGGTGCCCGTGCAGCACCTGCTCGTCGCGCACCCGAGCGACAAGGCGGTCTTCCGGGAGCTCATAGCGACCGCCGAGCGGCGCGGCGTCCCCGTAACCGAGGTGCGGCGCGGTCAGCGCGTCCACGTGGGGGCAGCGCGGCTCGACATCCTCAACCCGCCCAAGCGCCCCTACGGGGAGTCGAACGCCGACTCGGTCGCCTTTGTGCTGAACGTCGCCGGCGCGCCCCAGGCGCTCTTTCTGGGCGACGCGCCCGCCGAGGTCGAGGCGGCCCTGGCGGTGCCCAGGGTGCCGGTGCTCATGGCCGCGCACCACGGTTCGCGGTTTTCAACCTCCGAAGCGCTCCTTTTGGCCGCGCAACCGGAGGTCGCCGTGCTCTCGTACGGCCGCAACAACTACGGCCACCCCCACCCGGACGTGCTCGCGCGCCTAGAGGCGGCTGGGGCGCAGGTGCGGCACACCTACCTCGAGGGGGCAGTGCGGCTGCCGCTAAGCAAGCCGCTAGCGGGCGATGAGCCATGA
- the tnpA gene encoding IS200/IS605 family transposase codes for MPRAYQHKTTSVFLLNYHLVWIPKYRKKLLVGRVSDRLSELLNDKCERMGWEVIALEVMPDHLHLFIGADPSTSVDCIVRHLKGYTSFKLRQEFPHLARLRSLWTRSYFVSTAGNVSSQTIERYIAEQRKR; via the coding sequence ATGCCCCGCGCCTACCAGCACAAGACCACCTCGGTATTCCTCTTGAACTACCATCTCGTGTGGATACCGAAGTACCGCAAGAAGCTGCTGGTAGGGCGCGTCAGTGACAGGCTCAGCGAACTGCTTAACGACAAGTGCGAACGGATGGGGTGGGAGGTCATCGCCTTAGAGGTGATGCCCGACCACCTCCATCTCTTCATCGGCGCTGACCCCAGCACCTCGGTGGATTGCATCGTTCGTCATCTCAAGGGCTACACCTCCTTCAAGTTGCGGCAGGAGTTTCCACATCTGGCGCGGTTGCGTAGTCTGTGGACGCGCTCGTATTTCGTTTCGACCGCTGGTAACGTCAGCTCCCAGACGATTGAGCGGTATATTGCAGAGCAGAGGAAACGCTGA
- a CDS encoding helix-turn-helix domain-containing protein, translating into MTDSIRQAVKRRIDELGKSQAEVARSLGLQRQYLGRMLNEHVGEVPESWQQLLDALNLELYVREKPSTANSQKS; encoded by the coding sequence ATGACTGACTCCATTAGACAAGCTGTTAAAAGGCGAATTGACGAGCTTGGGAAAAGCCAAGCCGAGGTGGCGCGAAGTCTAGGATTGCAGCGGCAGTATCTAGGCCGAATGCTAAACGAACACGTTGGAGAGGTTCCTGAAAGCTGGCAGCAACTTCTTGACGCTCTAAACCTCGAACTCTACGTCAGAGAAAAACCCTCGACTGCGAACAGCCAGAAGAGCTAG
- the coaD gene encoding pantetheine-phosphate adenylyltransferase, with protein sequence MHALYPGSFDPLHNGHLDIIRRSSRLVARLTVAVLYNPLKSTARLPIETRLAVLREATAELPNVAVETFEGLLIDYARARGAHAVVKSLRNAADFEYEAQMAHLNRQLSGGLETLFLLAAPAWSFVSSTRVSELWRYGADVSALVPEATLKVLRAPKASPG encoded by the coding sequence CTGCACGCACTCTACCCGGGCTCCTTTGACCCGTTGCACAACGGGCACCTCGACATCATCCGGCGCTCGAGCCGCCTGGTCGCGCGGCTCACGGTCGCCGTGCTCTACAACCCGCTCAAGAGCACCGCGCGCCTGCCCATCGAGACGCGCCTCGCGGTGCTGCGCGAGGCGACCGCCGAGCTCCCCAACGTCGCCGTCGAGACCTTTGAGGGGCTACTGATCGACTACGCGCGCGCGCGCGGCGCGCACGCGGTGGTCAAAAGCCTGCGCAACGCCGCTGACTTCGAGTACGAGGCGCAGATGGCGCACCTCAACCGGCAGCTGAGTGGCGGCCTCGAGACGCTCTTTTTGCTCGCCGCGCCGGCGTGGTCGTTCGTCTCCTCGACGCGGGTGAGCGAGCTGTGGCGCTACGGCGCCGACGTCTCCGCGCTCGTCCCCGAGGCGACCCTCAAGGTGTTGCGGGCGCCCAAGGCGTCGCCCGGGTAG
- a CDS encoding c-type cytochrome: protein MPHLSLSCRARRLARGALVLLLAAATPPGPEDAALLERGAMVFTAKGCGDCHTLAGVASGTHAPDLTGLGNRRYLAGGRLPNSPADLRRWLRNPQGIKPGSYMPNLWRRDDPEAEAEIDAVIASILSHPPPDARRSAP, encoded by the coding sequence GTGCCCCATCTGAGCCTGTCTTGTAGAGCGCGCCGTTTAGCCCGCGGCGCGCTCGTCCTGCTGCTCGCCGCCGCCACCCCACCCGGCCCAGAGGACGCAGCGCTGCTTGAGCGCGGCGCCATGGTCTTTACGGCCAAAGGGTGCGGCGACTGCCACACCCTCGCCGGCGTCGCGTCGGGCACGCACGCCCCCGACCTCACCGGCCTCGGAAACCGCCGCTACCTCGCTGGCGGAAGGCTCCCAAACAGTCCAGCAGACCTCCGCCGCTGGCTCCGCAACCCCCAGGGGATCAAACCCGGAAGCTACATGCCCAACCTCTGGCGCCGCGACGATCCGGAGGCCGAAGCCGAGATCGATGCGGTGATCGCCTCTATCCTGAGCCACCCCCCACCCGACGCGAGGCGCAGCGCCCCCTAG
- a CDS encoding serine/threonine-protein kinase — translation MRVLSSGGPVRVELARWRGKLVVVKQLQGASPVLANRLGREAAVVTHLEHDHIVPLLAVQDTSLIYAYCPGVTLSEALREGPLSVALSVRVTTDVLSALEYAHAKHVIHLDVKPSNILINGEKAMLTDFGFAKDLALAAITQQGMSLGTPNYMAPEQFAGERSDPRSDLYAVGAVLYHLLTGAPPYERDLFRFLTGDRSVVLAPLPEEAAALQGVVTRALEYDPDRRFASATEMLRALRAAFPGLA, via the coding sequence GTGCGCGTGCTTTCGAGTGGCGGTCCGGTGCGCGTCGAACTGGCGCGTTGGCGGGGCAAGCTCGTGGTCGTCAAACAGCTCCAGGGCGCCTCGCCGGTACTCGCCAACCGGTTGGGGCGCGAAGCGGCGGTCGTGACCCACCTCGAGCACGACCACATCGTGCCGCTTTTAGCCGTGCAGGACACCTCGCTCATCTACGCCTACTGCCCCGGCGTCACCTTGAGCGAAGCCCTGCGGGAGGGGCCCCTCAGTGTGGCCCTCAGCGTGCGCGTGACGACCGATGTGCTGTCGGCGCTCGAGTACGCCCACGCCAAACACGTCATCCACCTTGACGTCAAACCGTCGAACATCCTCATCAACGGCGAAAAGGCGATGCTGACCGATTTCGGCTTCGCCAAGGACTTGGCGCTCGCCGCGATCACCCAGCAGGGGATGTCGCTAGGCACCCCCAACTACATGGCGCCCGAGCAGTTCGCCGGCGAGCGCAGCGACCCGCGCAGCGACCTCTACGCCGTCGGGGCGGTGCTCTACCACCTGCTGACGGGGGCGCCCCCTTACGAGCGCGACCTCTTCCGCTTTCTCACCGGCGACCGCAGCGTCGTGCTCGCTCCCCTACCCGAGGAGGCCGCAGCGCTCCAAGGGGTCGTCACCAGAGCGCTCGAGTACGACCCCGACCGGCGCTTCGCGAGCGCCACCGAGATGCTCCGCGCGCTGCGCGCGGCGTTTCCGGGGCTAGCGTGA
- a CDS encoding RNA-guided endonuclease TnpB family protein, with product MLLRKVYRFQMRPTKAQEELLCQMAGAKRFVFNWALARRRDFYEANKEGISAKQLSSELTDLKKQPETGWLKGVDSQLLQQALKDVDRSFKNFFEKRSRFPRFKSRKREMPSFRIPQRVKVEDGKVYVPKIGWVRIRQSQDIDCKTKSATFKRDATGKWYVTLTAEFEMPDVPLPPAKPENVVGIDLGLKDFAVLSSGEREAPPKHYRAAEKKLKRAQRALSRKQKGSKNRDRARQQLARIHQKVRNKRQDFLHKMTTSLVRGYEGICIEDLSLKGMARTKLAKSVSDAALGEFRRQLEYKTVWHRKHLAVIDRFFPSSKLHMECGAINDALTLADRVWTCACGAVIDRDLNAAHNIKVEGLKQLVAAGHAETLNACGAQVRPTLISRHSAVKQESHVL from the coding sequence ATGCTGCTTCGCAAGGTCTACCGCTTCCAGATGCGCCCCACAAAGGCGCAGGAAGAACTGCTGTGCCAGATGGCTGGGGCGAAACGCTTCGTGTTCAATTGGGCGCTGGCTAGGCGTCGTGACTTCTATGAGGCGAACAAGGAGGGCATCAGTGCCAAGCAGCTTTCAAGCGAGCTAACCGACCTGAAAAAGCAACCTGAAACCGGGTGGCTTAAGGGCGTTGACTCGCAGCTCCTTCAACAGGCGCTCAAGGACGTTGACCGCAGCTTCAAGAACTTCTTTGAGAAACGCTCGCGCTTTCCTCGGTTCAAGTCGCGCAAGCGAGAGATGCCGAGCTTCCGCATTCCGCAACGGGTCAAGGTTGAAGATGGCAAGGTCTACGTTCCTAAAATCGGCTGGGTACGCATCCGCCAGTCTCAAGACATTGACTGCAAAACCAAGTCGGCCACCTTCAAGCGCGACGCCACCGGCAAGTGGTATGTGACGCTGACGGCCGAGTTTGAAATGCCGGACGTGCCACTACCGCCCGCCAAGCCTGAGAACGTCGTAGGCATAGACCTCGGGCTCAAAGACTTCGCTGTCCTTTCCAGTGGTGAACGGGAAGCGCCGCCCAAGCACTACCGCGCCGCCGAGAAGAAGCTGAAACGCGCACAAAGGGCGCTCTCTCGCAAGCAGAAGGGAAGCAAGAACCGTGATAGAGCCAGACAGCAGCTAGCTCGTATCCATCAGAAAGTCAGGAACAAACGTCAAGACTTTCTCCATAAGATGACCACCTCCCTAGTGAGGGGCTATGAGGGTATCTGTATCGAAGACCTATCGCTCAAAGGCATGGCGAGAACCAAGCTAGCCAAGAGCGTGTCTGATGCGGCCCTCGGAGAGTTCCGTAGGCAACTCGAGTACAAAACGGTGTGGCATCGAAAGCACCTGGCAGTCATAGACAGGTTTTTCCCAAGTTCCAAGCTGCACATGGAGTGCGGCGCTATCAACGACGCCCTGACACTCGCTGATAGGGTTTGGACGTGTGCCTGTGGTGCGGTGATAGACCGCGACCTGAATGCGGCGCACAACATCAAAGTAGAAGGACTTAAACAGCTTGTCGCGGCGGGGCACGCCGAGACGCTAAACGCTTGTGGAGCGCAGGTAAGACCGACCCTAATCAGTCGGCACAGCGCTGTGAAGCAAGAATCCCACGTGCTTTAG
- a CDS encoding helix-hairpin-helix domain-containing protein, translating into MGARAETLLTLALLALCAGLAGVNLYPRLTVQSVALEFEYPEVTVAVMGEVAAPGVYTLPWGSRAEDLIAAAGGMSEAAEPALVNLADPLTDGEMLFVPSARTDGEARVSLNTASARELELLLPGVGPVLAARIVAARPFTHIDDLLEVSGIGPATLEKLRPYVKP; encoded by the coding sequence ATGGGGGCACGGGCTGAAACGCTCCTGACGCTCGCTCTACTCGCCCTTTGTGCGGGGCTCGCGGGCGTCAACCTCTATCCGCGCCTAACCGTGCAGAGCGTCGCGCTCGAGTTCGAGTACCCCGAGGTGACGGTCGCCGTGATGGGGGAGGTCGCGGCGCCCGGGGTCTACACCCTGCCGTGGGGGTCGCGCGCCGAGGATCTCATCGCGGCGGCGGGGGGGATGAGCGAGGCCGCCGAACCGGCGCTCGTCAACCTCGCCGACCCGCTCACCGACGGCGAGATGCTCTTTGTGCCGAGCGCCCGCACGGATGGCGAGGCGCGCGTGAGCCTGAACACCGCTTCGGCGCGCGAGCTCGAGCTGCTGCTGCCGGGCGTCGGGCCGGTCTTGGCGGCGCGCATCGTCGCGGCGCGGCCCTTTACCCACATTGACGACCTCCTCGAGGTCTCCGGCATCGGTCCGGCGACCCTCGAGAAGCTCCGCCCCTATGTCAAACCTTGA
- a CDS encoding Hsp33 family molecular chaperone HslO has protein sequence MSYLLRGVAAEGGVRVVAADTTALVEDARTRHDTTPTATAALGRTLTGALLLSHVLLKNPQDRVTLRLRGDGPLGGVIADAGLDGAVRGYVSNPNATLPPRPDGKLDVGGALAGPEVRGDLQVIRAHAPYGDPYSSSVNLVSGEIAEDIAVFLAQSEQISSAVLLGVYLEASGVVRSGGVILQALPGVDEGALARLEANVRAFGQLTDAMRRSSLLELLEELCAGLDFKLLTPDALPLRFSCRCSDAKALDALAYFTPEERERMIAEDGGAEVVCHWCGEARWLGPEVIRTISRDEVRCPACGTLWYREGQAKMVREGERCACGRPVTLPA, from the coding sequence ATGTCATACCTGCTGCGCGGCGTCGCCGCCGAGGGCGGTGTCCGCGTCGTCGCCGCCGACACGACCGCCCTCGTCGAAGACGCCAGAACCCGCCACGACACCACGCCGACCGCGACCGCGGCGCTCGGCCGGACGCTCACCGGCGCCCTCTTGCTCTCGCACGTGCTCCTCAAAAACCCCCAAGACCGCGTGACGTTGCGTCTGCGCGGCGACGGCCCCCTGGGGGGGGTGATCGCCGACGCGGGGCTCGACGGCGCGGTGCGCGGTTACGTGAGCAACCCCAACGCGACGCTGCCGCCGCGGCCCGACGGCAAGCTCGACGTCGGCGGCGCGCTCGCTGGCCCGGAGGTGCGGGGCGACCTGCAGGTGATCCGCGCGCACGCTCCCTACGGCGACCCCTACAGCAGCTCGGTCAATCTGGTGTCGGGGGAGATCGCCGAGGACATCGCGGTATTTTTAGCGCAGTCCGAGCAGATCAGCTCGGCGGTGCTCTTGGGGGTGTACCTAGAAGCCTCCGGCGTGGTGCGCTCGGGCGGCGTGATCCTGCAAGCGCTGCCGGGGGTCGACGAGGGGGCTTTGGCGCGCCTCGAGGCCAACGTCCGCGCCTTCGGCCAACTCACCGACGCCATGCGGCGCTCGAGCCTCTTGGAGCTTCTCGAGGAGCTCTGCGCGGGGCTGGACTTTAAGCTGCTGACCCCCGACGCCCTGCCGCTGCGCTTTTCGTGCCGCTGCTCGGACGCCAAAGCCCTCGACGCGCTCGCCTACTTTACCCCCGAGGAGCGCGAGCGGATGATCGCAGAGGACGGCGGCGCCGAGGTCGTCTGTCACTGGTGCGGCGAGGCGCGTTGGCTCGGCCCCGAGGTGATCCGCACGATTTCGCGCGACGAGGTGCGCTGCCCCGCGTGCGGCACCCTGTGGTACCGCGAGGGGCAGGCGAAGATGGTCCGCGAGGGGGAGCGCTGCGCCTGCGGGCGCCCAGTGACGCTGCCTGCCTAG